One genomic window of Mesotoga sp. BH458_6_3_2_1 includes the following:
- a CDS encoding carbohydrate ABC transporter permease, protein MNKKTRKRLVILVFLLPSICGFIFFQVFPIVYSFILSLTDWDVLSKASFLGFENYKKIFGSEEFWRVLINTLYYIVLYIPLMIIASLSLSMLLNIKTRFTGVFRTIFYIPVLSSWVAAAMLWRWLLSPYYGPINSILGVVGLQGPSWLYDKVWAMPGIVLASVWKDMGFFGLIFLAGLQGINPTYYEVASIDGARRWQKFRHITIPLISPTMFFVLIMAIINSFQLFPQVMVMTKGGPHGSTQVMMERIYNYAFTYYKMGYATALSWVLFCFILVVTLVQWKMQRKWVHYES, encoded by the coding sequence ATGAATAAAAAGACAAGAAAGAGATTGGTAATTCTTGTGTTTCTCTTGCCCAGTATCTGTGGGTTCATCTTCTTTCAAGTCTTCCCCATTGTTTACTCTTTCATTCTCAGCCTTACAGACTGGGATGTTCTAAGTAAAGCCAGTTTTTTGGGCTTTGAAAATTACAAGAAGATATTCGGAAGCGAAGAGTTCTGGAGAGTGCTCATCAACACTCTTTATTACATAGTTCTGTATATACCCCTCATGATCATCGCTTCACTGTCCCTGTCAATGCTTCTCAACATCAAAACTAGGTTCACAGGAGTGTTTCGGACAATATTCTATATTCCAGTCTTGAGCTCTTGGGTAGCTGCTGCAATGCTCTGGCGATGGCTTCTCAGCCCTTACTACGGTCCAATAAATTCGATTCTGGGAGTAGTCGGTTTGCAGGGTCCGTCATGGCTGTACGACAAGGTCTGGGCAATGCCGGGAATTGTACTGGCAAGCGTCTGGAAGGACATGGGCTTTTTCGGGCTGATCTTTCTGGCCGGTCTGCAAGGAATCAACCCAACCTATTATGAAGTGGCCTCTATAGACGGGGCGAGGAGATGGCAAAAGTTCAGACACATAACTATCCCTCTCATATCTCCAACTATGTTCTTCGTACTCATAATGGCCATAATTAACTCTTTTCAGCTCTTCCCCCAGGTCATGGTCATGACTAAAGGAGGCCCTCATGGGTCTACGCAGGTGATGATGGAGAGGATCTACAACTACGCCTTCACTTACTACAAGATGGGCTATGCAACTGCTCTGTCATGGGTCTTGTTCTGTTTCATTCTGGTCGTAACCCTTGTTCAGTGGAAGATGCAAAGAAAGTGGGTGCACTATGAATCTTAA
- a CDS encoding carbohydrate ABC transporter permease, whose protein sequence is MNLKKLSRRTVYYLVMLAFSFFILLPFFWMVSTSLKEAKALTVLPIQWFPEKISFDGFVKIFDVFPFGRAIFNSIFISTLITFVTVMSACMAAYVFSKIKFRGREVLFGIYIATMMIPANITMIPNYLTLKHLSLLNSYVGIMLPSLFNAFGTFMIRQYMRTIPDDFVEAAVLDGASHFRIFFRMILPLSKPAVATLTVITFMGAWNDYLWPLIVLTDKNKMTLPVGLSLLNGQHQSDYNMLMAGALISMIPILLIYTFAQRYFEQGLSVGGIKG, encoded by the coding sequence ATGAATCTTAAGAAGCTTTCTAGACGGACCGTCTATTACCTTGTGATGCTGGCGTTTTCCTTTTTCATTCTGCTTCCCTTCTTCTGGATGGTCTCCACGTCTCTGAAGGAAGCCAAGGCGTTAACAGTGCTACCTATTCAATGGTTTCCGGAAAAAATAAGCTTCGACGGGTTCGTCAAGATCTTCGACGTCTTCCCTTTTGGACGCGCGATTTTCAACAGCATATTCATATCGACACTGATCACGTTTGTTACGGTAATGTCTGCGTGCATGGCTGCCTACGTATTTTCAAAGATCAAATTCAGAGGCAGGGAAGTCTTGTTTGGTATTTACATCGCAACTATGATGATTCCTGCCAATATCACGATGATTCCCAACTACCTCACTCTGAAGCATCTCTCTCTGCTTAACAGTTACGTGGGCATCATGCTCCCATCTCTCTTCAACGCATTTGGAACATTTATGATCAGGCAGTACATGAGAACGATACCGGATGATTTCGTTGAAGCGGCCGTTCTGGACGGTGCGTCACATTTCAGGATCTTCTTCAGGATGATACTGCCTTTGTCCAAGCCCGCCGTTGCGACACTAACCGTTATCACGTTCATGGGAGCCTGGAACGATTACCTATGGCCGCTTATAGTTCTAACGGACAAGAACAAGATGACCCTGCCGGTCGGTCTCAGTCTGCTAAATGGCCAGCACCAGAGCGACTACAACATGCTTATGGCCGGGGCTCTAATATCTATGATTCCAATACTGCTAATCTACACATTCGCTCAGAGATACTTCGAACAGGGGCTCAGTGTAGGTGGTATAAAAGGCTAA